The DNA segment CCCGAAACGCGATGCCGTAGCGTTCGACTGTCAGCGTGAGGTACGGCGGCGCGCTCTCGAACTCCTTGGCGGCTTGCCCCTCGCCCTGCAACATCACGATACTGTCCCGTTCGTTGGCGTACTGGAGATTGACCGCGTTGTCGTTGATGACCGCGACGGCCTGATTGTTCAGCAGAGCGCTGAACGCGCCCGGAATCTGGTCGTACGCGTCGATGTTGAGATTGCCGTTAAACTGCTTTTTCAGCTTCTGGGCGGCGGCCTCTCCGGTCGTCCCCTTCTGGACCGCGACGGTCTTGCCCTCGAGGTCCTCGACGCTCTTGATGTCGCTGCCCTTCAGAATCGCCACGGTCTGGTAGGCGATGAAGTACGGTCGCGAGAAGTCGACCTGCTGGTCGCGCTGGTCGTTTATCGTCATCGCCGACATGATAATTCGGAAGTTCCCGTTGTTTAGACTCGGGATGATGGTGTCGAAACCCGTCTGAACGAATTCGTAGTTCCGATTCATCTGCCCTGTGAAGATGGCCTCCGCGAGGTCCACGTCGAAGCCCGTCAGCTTCCCGCTCTGCGTCCGGTACTCGAACGGCTTGTACGGGATGTCCGAGCCGATTCTGACGGTTTGCTGGTCCTGCGCTCCGGCGAGACCCCCGAACGCGAGTCCGCCGGCGACTCCTGCACTCCCCTTGACAAACGACCGCCTGTCGATGTCCATTCGTTTTCCCCCGATGTCACGTCCACCCGATACCATATAATCGTTGGCGCGAAACGTCCAAATTCGGACGGTAGAGGCGTTAAAATCAGCGTTTATCGTCGGACGACGACTTGTTCAGTCGTCACTCGGATAGCCGGCGGCCGAGTCGGCCGTGCGGGCGTCGGGCGAGCGCTCGGCGTCGTAGGACCACAGCGTCGTCGCCACGAGCGCCGCGAAGATGACCAGCGCGGCGGCGTGGTGGGCGACCTGCACGGCCGGCGTGTACGCGAGCACCGTCGCGCCGCCGAGCAGCACCTGGACCGGCGTGACCACGAGCGCCGCCGTCGCGGCCCACCGAATCCGGGACTCGGCGTGGTACTTCCACGCGCCGACCGCGGTGCCGATGATGAAGAAGCCGGTCACCATCGCGACCAGGCGGTGGAACCACTCGACGAAACTCGGGAACGTCTGGGGGAGCAGGCCGCCGTCGCAGAACGGCCACTGGGCCGAACACGACAGGCCCGCACCCATCGCGGCGGTGTAGACGCCGAGCAGGATGAGCGCGAACGTCAGGGCCGTGGTCGCGGCCGCGAGGTGACGGAAGCGAGCCATCAGCGCCCACCTCCGGCGCGAGTCGGCCGCCGCGGTCCGGGCCGGGTCGGTCGCACGGAACGGGTTCGAGCGGACATGATCTCTCCCTCGGACGTTTCGAGCGGTCGTACTTAGGCCTGTCCGAGTGCGTCCGAGCGACTCCGAGCGAGCGCCTACCGAATCTTGCGGACGTTACTCACGTCGAAGCCACCCTCGTGAATCTCGGTCTCGAAGCGGACGATGTCCTCCTGCTCGATTCGCGAGAGCACCCCGCGGAACTCCCGGACGAACATCACTCGGTCGCGCTCGTTGCCGCCGGTCTCCCACTCGAAGGCGATGGTGCCGTCGGCCGCGCCCATCAGGCTCCCCATCTCCTCGTCGGTCAACGCGTCCTGGTTGACCAGCACGAGGATGAGCCCGTTCCAGTCCCGGGAGGCCTTCTGGAGGCCCTTGACGAGCAGCGAGATGTCGCTCCAGTCGAGGTGTTCGGTCGGCGCGCGTGCAAGGTCGGTCAGCGAGTCCAGCAGGACGAGGTTCCCCGCCGCGTGCTCGGTCAGGTAGCTCCCCAGCGCCTCCAGCACTCCGCGCCGGTCGCTCCCCTGTCCGAGGTCGGTTATCGACTGGGTTCGGCTGGTGTACCACTCGCGCGGAATCGCCGACAACTGGAAGTACTCCTGGCTGAGGTCCTCGAAGGAGACGGCCTCGACGGCCGATTCGACCAGTTCGTCGCTCATCGTGTACTCGATCTCTCGGCGGAGTTCGTCGCCGCTGGCCGTGAACGAGACGTAGTGAATCTCGTCGGGAACCGCCGCGCGGTCGTCGACGTCGCCGTAGTGGAGTTCGAACTGGTCGGGGTCGGCGTGCGCCAGGGCGTTGACGGTCGCCGACGTGTAGCAGAACTCTCGGGCGCCCGCGCCGGCCTCGCCCGCCAGCACGACGACGCTCCCGGGGGGCGCGCCGCCGCCGATGATGGCGTCGAGCTGCGAGACGCCGAACGGGATCCTGTCCATGCTACGGCGTTTCGTCGGGAGCGCTTGGGTTTTTCGCCTCCCGAAGTCCGGCGAAGCGACGCGCCCGCGAAGGTTCAAGTGTAATGGCGGGACCAACTCCCGGCCGACGCCTCGCGCAGTTCGCCGTCGCGGCCGGGTGCGGTGATAATCGCTAGATGCGAGCGAACGGAGTGAGCGAGCGTATTCTTTTTTGGTCCAGGTTTTTTCGTCGTCGGATCGCCGAGCAGGCCTTCAGCCTGCTCGGCCACCACTCCTCAAAAAAAGGTGGGTTACTACCGTCGAATCTCCGCGCCTTCGTTCCGCGGTTCGGCGACCAGCACGTCGCCGCCGACGCCCGCCTCGGCGAGCGCGACCTCCGCGGCCTCGCGGGCCTCGGCCGCGAGGCCGCGGTTGGTCACGCCGTAGACCGCCGGCCCCCACGACGACTGGCCGGCCCCGGAGACGGCCGGCGACCGACCGAGTTCCGCGACCACGTCGCCGACGGGCGGGCGGTAGGTCCCGCCCTGCTCGTCGGCGTACCACGCGCCGTTGAGCCGACCGATCTCGGCGACCGCGGCGCCGAAGGTTTCCCAGTCGCCGCGGGCGACCGCCGGGAGCACCCGTCGTGTGACGACCGCCGCGATGTCGTCGGCGATGGCGGGGTCGGCGTTCTCGACGACCGAGCGCATGCTCGACTCCTCGTCGTCGCCGCTCCGGCCAGGTTCCGAGTCGGGGAGGACGACGACGAACCGCCAGTCGGCGGGCACGTCGTGGCGGGCCGCGACCAGCGGGACCGACCACGACCCCCGAGCGGGACGGTCGGCGGTGAACCGCTCGGTCGGGTGACCGGCGTCGAGGACGAACCCGCCCGACTCGAACGCCGCCACGCCGACGCCGCTCCGGCCGCCGCGGTCGAGTTTCGGCGCGCGCTCGCGGACCCGGGGGTCCCGGTCGTGCGCGACCGCCACGGCCGCCAGCACCGCGAGCGCCAGCTGGGTTCCGCTCCCGAGGCCGACGTGGGTCGGCAGCGTGCGCTCGACCGAGACGGTCGCTCCGGAGACGCCGAGCGCGTCGACTGCGCGCTCGGCGTACTCGCGGGCGCGGTCGTGGTCGCAGCGGACGCCGTCGGCGGGGTCGGCTTCGACCACCACTCGAGGGGTATCGAGGGACGTGCCGAGCGACCCGTACAGCCGCTCGTGGGCCAGCGAGAGGTTCTGGAAGCCGAAGTGCAGGCGGGCGCCTGCTGCGACGCGAACCATGTCCCGGCGTTCGGTTCGGGGGACGTTCCCCGTTCCGGCAGTGGCAAAAACTGGTCAGGTCAACTCGCCCAGAACGTGGTCGGCGACGCGGGTGACGCCGTTCTCGTGCCGGGGTTCTTCCGGCGGGTGACGGACCGCGCGAGCGACGTGGGCGATGGAGTGTTCGACCTGGAACCCCCGCACGCCGCGGCGTTCGAGGACGCGGGTCACCCCGTGTTGCTCGTCGGTGAACGGATAGACGACGCAGGGCGTGCCCGCGACCGCGGCCTCCATCACGGTGGAGTACCCCGAACAGACCACCACGTCGGCCGCTCGAATCCACGGCAGGAGCGACGGCACCGCTTCCCAGTCGTCGCCGCCGACCGCCGTGACGTCGTGGCCTTCGGTCCGGAGCGTCTCGGCGAGTACGTCGAAGTTGGTCGAGTAGACGCTGGGGACGACCAGCACCCCAATGTCGGCGTCGGGTTCGGGACAGTTTGGAGGGTCGAGCGCGATGGGCGGGACGTGGGTCACGCTGGGCGGGTCGCCGTCGTCGGGCGGCCACACCGCCGGATAGAGGAACGCCTCGGCGGCCCCGAGCTGGTACCGGTTCAGCAGCCAGGTGAACACCTGCTCGACCGCGGCGTCGTAGTAGGAGGCGGCGTTGTGCGTGACGATGTAGAGAGAGGTGCCGGTCAACGACGCGGCCATCGCGCCGAACATGTCGTCGGTGACCAGCGCCGCGGGGTCCTCCCGGCGGAGCCAACGGGCGAGGTCGCAGACGCGCTTGCAACTGTAGGGCAGACTCCGGGTCACCACGCGGCCCAGCGACCCCTGCTGGTAGTCGCCGATGTAGTCGACCGGCGCGGCCCGGAACACGTCGTACCCGTTGCACTCGATGAAGCGAGAACCGGGGCCGCCGCCCGCGAGGGTGACCGGCACGTCGGCGTCCTCGAACGCCTGCGCGATCGCGAGCATGCGAGTCGCGTGACCGGCACCCTCCGGATAGTGTGCGACGGCGACCGTCTGGTCCATGCCCATCCTTCGACGGCCGTGCGAAAAGTATGTTCCCATTCTAGGATTTCATCGGTTCGCCGACGGGTCGACAGAGGCCCGCAGTGGAGTGTCCCAGGGCATTCGTTTCCCGAGGCGACCGGCGGAATGCGGGACCGCGGTCGCCGACTTGACTGCGGGTTGAGAACACGTACCGCGGTCGTCTGTCGCCGGGGTCGAAGTCAGTGAACCTCCGGCGGACGACGACGCCGGCCGTCGCTCCCGAGCGACGCCGTCAGTAGTCGCCAAGACGGTTCGACGACCCCTAGATAGTAGAAAAAGTTATATCATACCGGTGTTGAATTTGCGCGAAATGAGCGATGGTGGAGTGCGATACCGAAGCGAGCAGGCCGGCGGCGAGGACGACGGGCCTGCCGAGTCGCCCGAGGACGACTTCTCGGACTTCCTCGGACTCCTCCACGAACTCAAAGTAGACGGTTGCAACATCCTCGTCGTGGGCGACGCGCGTCGCGAACTGTTCACGCGGGCGAGCACGAGCCTCCTCGGCGACGCGAGCGCGCACCGCTACCGCGTCCTCGCGGTCACCGACGCGAGTTCCCGGAGCGTCGCCGACCGCTTGCCCGCGCCGGAAACGACGCCTCAGCCGCTGTCGACGACGACGAAGCTGGTGAGCCACGCCGCGCCGCCGCGGTCGCTCTCGGCCGACGCCGACGCCGACGTCCGGTCGGCGCTCGCCGACATTCCGGAGGCCCACGTCGCCGACCCCGAACTCACGGGCCTCCGGGACGAACTGGTCGACGGGATGGCAAGGTTCGAGCGGCGGGCTGACGGCGGTCTCCGACCGGCGGAGTTACGGGTCGGCCTCGACTCGCTGTCGGCGCTGCTCGACCGCTACGACCGCGAGGTCGTCCGCGACTGCGTCGACCGGGTCACCGCGCGCGCTCGGGCCTACGACGCGATGGCGCACTACGTTCTTCCCGAACCGTACGGCGGCGACCGCGTCCAGTCGCTCGTCGACGGGTTCGACGCCGTCATCGAACTCCGGAGCGTCGACCCCGCGGGCCGGGGCCACGACGCCGAGGAACGGTGGCACGTCCCCGACCGCGACCTGACGATGGACTGGCTTCCGCTGTGAGAGTACCGTCGCCGTCACGGTAGACGCCGACCGATTCGTCCGTCGCAGTCGACTCGCGTCGCCAGCGCTCGACACACCATGCACCCACAGTTCGAAACGCTCGCCGCAGGGACCGGACTGGTCACCATCGACCCCGTCGAGAGCCGGCGGTTCGTTCTGTTCACGGCCGACCGCGTGACCCCGGTCGAAACCGACGTCGGCGGCTTCGTCTTCCCTGTTTCGGCCGCTGTCGCGGTCGAAACCAGTCGAGTCACGCTCCCCTACAACCTCCCGGTCACGATCCGGGACGGCGACGGCGACCACGTCGCCGACGTCGCCCACGAGACGAACCGGACGTTTCCCCCGGGGACGCACCTCCTCGAACTGAGCGCCCCGATAAAGCTCTACCTCCGGGTCGAGGGCGAACTCGCCGTGACCGCCGACGCCGACCGGGTACGATTCGACTTCGGCGAATCGACCCGCGTCGGCGTCGGCGCGCGGTCGTTCCACACCTCGCCGGTCGCGACCCTCACCGTCCCGGACGACCCCGAGTCGCTCCTTCGGGCGGTTTCGACGTTCTCCTCGGCGCTGAAGACCACGACCTGCGAGCGGTCCTGGCCGACGCTCCGGGGCCACCCGCCTCGGGTCGAAATCGGCGACGAACTGGCGATTCCCGACGGCCTGACCAGACCGGAGACGGGCGTGATCGTCCACGTCCCACCGGAGTACGAGTACGTCTACCCCGTCGCGCCGCTGGCGTACTACCTCGGCGCGGACGTGGTGCCGGCCGAGACGCCGCGCCTGACCACCGACGCGGGACTCGTCCACCGACTCGACACCGACCGGGGGTTCGAAGACGAGGTGATTCGAACCCTGCAACGGACGTTCGCCCTCGACTGCGTGACTCGGACCGAGGGCTACTACCCCGTGGCGTTGCACGAGCGGCGCCTCGCGGAGTCGAACCCGGCCGTCGACCTCGACTTCGCCGCGCTGTACGACGCCCCGCTGACCGCGCAACTGGAGGCGTACCTGTCGGTCCCCTTCGAGGCGGTCGAGGAACTGGTGCCGACGTGGCACCGGGTCACCCACGTCCGACCGACATCCGACAGCGCGGAACTGCTCCCCCACGTCGTCGACGACCTCTCGCTCGTCCGGGCGCGGACGCCCGCCGACCCCGGTTCACCGTCGCCGACCGAGCGCGTGGCGAAGGAGGCGGTCGGCGCGTTCAAACGCTCCGCCGGGGGTCGTCCCGACGGCGGAACGGTTCGCTCGGGCGACGCAGCGGGGTCGGGAGAGGGACTCGGACCCGGCCACGGGGAGGGCCGCGGCGTCCCCGGCCCCGGCGGGTACGTTCCGATGCCCGACATCGACGAGGCCATCGAGCAGGCCTGGGTCGGCGACGGCACCCCCGAACGCGGCGCGAAACTCGTCCGGGAGGCCTTCGAACACCCGCAGGGCGAACCCACCGACGGCACCATCGACGTGACCGTCGTCTGCAACGACGAGGAGATGCGCGCGGAACACGACACCGTCGCCGACGTCTACGGGACGCGCGAGGTGGTGCCGTTCGACCTCGACTGTCGGTTCGGCGTCGAAACCGACGAGCTCCGGGACCTGCTGGCGGCCGACACCGACCTGTTCCACTTCATCGGGCACATCGACGGCGACGGGTTCGAGTGTCCGGACGGGGTCGTGGACGCTACGACGCTGGCGAAGACGGGTGCGACCACGGCGCTGTTGAACGGCTGTCGCTCGCACGACCAGGGCGTCGCGCTGGTCGAGCGGGGGACGAAGGCGGCCGTCGTGAGTTTAGCCGACGTCGGGAACCGCGGGGCGTCGGAGGTCGGGGAGACGCTTGCGAGGCTGTTGAACCACGGATTCGGAACCGGGAGCGCGCTCGAACTTGCCCGCGAGTACACCTCGATCGGCAGAGATTACGTCGTCGTCGGCGACCCCAGTGTCGCTATCGCACAGCGGTCGGCGAACACGGCGATGACCTACGACATCCGGACAGGGTCGGCCGACGGACTGGAGATAACGCCGATGGTGTATTCGACCCGCGTCGGTGTCGTCGGAAGAATCGTGCGGTCGCACCTTCCGAAAGACGAGACGTACTTCCTTCGGTTCGGTCGCCTTCCGACGATGACGAGCGATTGGAAGCGGGTCAGACACGTCTTGGGCGATTCCGCTCCGCTCATCGTCGACGGGGATTTGCAGTGGTATAGAACGTTCTTCGACGGCCGGTGACCGCTACGGTCCGACGATAGCGACGCCGCCACCCGCCGACGCGTTTCCGCACGCGCCGAGGACGAGAAGCACCATCCAGAGCGCGCCCATCAGTTTCGGATTCTCTGCGAGCCATCCCGTGAGTCGGTTCGTACCGGACATACCACTTACTCCGACACTGCTAGATAATGAACAAGTTTCTATTACTTCATGACAGTAATGTCCAGTACTAAAGTGGTCGCGAAGAAACCCGGGTGCGCCGTCTCGCCTCGTCGACGCAACGTTTGTGCAGGTACGACAACTTAAGCCGCTTCGCCGCCACTGCTCCCGATATGACCGAGAAGGACGAGCGACTCCGCAGCACCGAAGTCACCGAAGGGGTCGAGCGCGCGCCCCACAGGGCGATGTTCCGCGCGATGGGCTACGACGACGAGGACCTCTCCTCGCCGATGGTCGGCGTGGCGAACCCCGCCGCCGACGTGACGCCGTGTAACGTCCACTTGGACGACGTCGCCTCGGCGGCCTACGACGGCGTGGACGACGCGGGCGGAATGCCCATCGAGTTCGGCACCATCACCGTCTCGGACGCCATCTCGATGGGGACCGAGGGGATGCGCGCCTCGCTCATCTCCCGAGAGGTCATCGCCGACTCGGTGGAACTGGTGGCGTTCGGCGAGCGCATGGACGGCCTCGTCACCGTCGCGGGTTGCGACAAGAACCTCCCGGGGATGATGATGGCGGCGATTCGAACCGACCTCCCGACCGTCTTCCTCTACGGCGGTTCCATCCTGCCCGGCGAACACGAGGGCCGGGAGGTCACGGTCCAGAACGTCTTCGAGGGCGTCGGCGCGGTCGCCGAAGGGTCGATGTCCGAGGACGAACTCGACGACCTCGAACGCCACGCCTGTCCGGGCGCGGGGTCGTGCGGCGGGATGTTCACCGCGAACACGATGGCCGCCATCTCAGAGGCGCTCGGCCTCGCTCCCTTGGGCAGTTCCGGCGCGCCCGCCGAGTACGAGGAGCGCTACGAAATCGCCGAGGAGTCGGGCGGACTCGTCCTCGACTGCATCGCTGAGGACCGCAAGCCCTCCGACCTGCTCGAGAAGCGCTCGTTCGAGAACGCCATCGCGCTCCAGGTCGCCATCGGCGGGTCGACCAACGGCGTGCTCCACCTGCTGGCGCTGGCCGCGGAGGCCGGCGTCGACCTCTCCATCGAGGAGTTCGACGAGATCTCCCGGCGCACGCCCAAGATCGCCAACCTCCAGCCCGGCGGGACGAAGACGATGCTCGACCTCTACGAGCAGGGCGGCGTGCCGGTCGTGATCCGCCGTCTCGTCGACGCCGGCCTGTTCGACGGCGACGCGAAGACCGTGACCGGTCGGACGATAGCCGAAGAGCTGGCGGAGCTCGACCTCCCCGCGGACGACGCCATCGACGCGGAGTTTATCCGGCCCGTCGCCGACCCGTTCCACGAGGAGGGCGCCATCAAGATTCTCACCGGCAACCTCGCACCCGACGGCGCGGTGTTGAAGGTCACCGGCGAGGACAACTTCCATCACGAGGGTCCCGCCCGGGTGTTCGAGAGCGAGGAGGACGCCATGAAGTACGTCCAGGAGGGCCGAATCGAGTCGGGCGACGTCATCGTCATCCGCAACGAGGGACCCCGCGGCGGACCGGGCATGCGCGAGATGCTCGGGGTCACGGCCGCGGTCGTGGGCGCGGGCCACGAGGACGACGTGGCGCTGCTGACCGACGGCCGGTTCTCGGGGGCGACCCGGGGCCCGATGATTGGCCACGTCGCGCCCGAGTCGTTCGTCGGCGGCCCCATCGGCGCTCTCGAAGACGGCGACCGCGTGACCGTCGACATCGCCGACCGCACCCTGGCGGTCGACCTCGACGACGACGAGATCGAGTCTCGACTCGACGCGCGCGAGAGCCCCGAACCCGCGTACGACAACGGCGTGCTGGCGAAGTACGGCGCGACGTTCGGGTCGGCCGCGAACGGCGCGGTCACCAACCCGGGCGCCAAGCGCGAGTGAGCGCTCGACTCGGAGTCGAGCGCTCACTCGCGCTCCGAACGCTGACCTAGACGGTCGTTAAACGCCGGAAGGAATTGGGTCGAAAACGCTTGACCCGGCGCCCGAAACTCGCTCCGTTTCGCGAACGTCTCACCGGTCGCTATTCTCTCCGCTTTTGCGGTGACGGCCGGGTGGGCCGCAACGGTCGCAACGGTCCGTACTACCCCGAGGGTTTACATAAGAAAGCAGCACAAGAGCGATTGGAGCCTGACGCCACTCGTCACGCCTGGTGTGTGTCCATGAAGAATTCAGACCCCCGAACGGACGACGTAGTACAGGTCGAACACACCGACGACAGACCGCTCGGTGTCACCGTGAGCGGCGCCATCGCGGAGGCGAAAGGCGTCTCCGCGCTCGACTTGCCGCGCCCGCTCGCCGAGTACGTCGACGTCGACGCGCTGGAGGCACTCTTCCGCGATACGGGGTCCCAGAGCGCCGTCTCGGTGCGGTTCTCGGCCTACGGCGCGACCGTCGTCGTCGACGGCGAGCGGAACGTGAGCGTCTCCGTCGAGTCGTAGCCGACCGGTCGTC comes from the Halorussus vallis genome and includes:
- a CDS encoding DUF7503 family protein, translating into MSGTNRLTGWLAENPKLMGALWMVLLVLGACGNASAGGGVAIVGP
- a CDS encoding glycosyltransferase, encoding MDQTVAVAHYPEGAGHATRMLAIAQAFEDADVPVTLAGGGPGSRFIECNGYDVFRAAPVDYIGDYQQGSLGRVVTRSLPYSCKRVCDLARWLRREDPAALVTDDMFGAMAASLTGTSLYIVTHNAASYYDAAVEQVFTWLLNRYQLGAAEAFLYPAVWPPDDGDPPSVTHVPPIALDPPNCPEPDADIGVLVVPSVYSTNFDVLAETLRTEGHDVTAVGGDDWEAVPSLLPWIRAADVVVCSGYSTVMEAAVAGTPCVVYPFTDEQHGVTRVLERRGVRGFQVEHSIAHVARAVRHPPEEPRHENGVTRVADHVLGELT
- a CDS encoding beta-ribofuranosylaminobenzene 5'-phosphate synthase family protein is translated as MVRVAAGARLHFGFQNLSLAHERLYGSLGTSLDTPRVVVEADPADGVRCDHDRAREYAERAVDALGVSGATVSVERTLPTHVGLGSGTQLALAVLAAVAVAHDRDPRVRERAPKLDRGGRSGVGVAAFESGGFVLDAGHPTERFTADRPARGSWSVPLVAARHDVPADWRFVVVLPDSEPGRSGDDEESSMRSVVENADPAIADDIAAVVTRRVLPAVARGDWETFGAAVAEIGRLNGAWYADEQGGTYRPPVGDVVAELGRSPAVSGAGQSSWGPAVYGVTNRGLAAEAREAAEVALAEAGVGGDVLVAEPRNEGAEIRR
- a CDS encoding COX15/CtaA family protein, producing MARFRHLAAATTALTFALILLGVYTAAMGAGLSCSAQWPFCDGGLLPQTFPSFVEWFHRLVAMVTGFFIIGTAVGAWKYHAESRIRWAATAALVVTPVQVLLGGATVLAYTPAVQVAHHAAALVIFAALVATTLWSYDAERSPDARTADSAAGYPSDD
- a CDS encoding CHAT domain-containing protein — translated: MHPQFETLAAGTGLVTIDPVESRRFVLFTADRVTPVETDVGGFVFPVSAAVAVETSRVTLPYNLPVTIRDGDGDHVADVAHETNRTFPPGTHLLELSAPIKLYLRVEGELAVTADADRVRFDFGESTRVGVGARSFHTSPVATLTVPDDPESLLRAVSTFSSALKTTTCERSWPTLRGHPPRVEIGDELAIPDGLTRPETGVIVHVPPEYEYVYPVAPLAYYLGADVVPAETPRLTTDAGLVHRLDTDRGFEDEVIRTLQRTFALDCVTRTEGYYPVALHERRLAESNPAVDLDFAALYDAPLTAQLEAYLSVPFEAVEELVPTWHRVTHVRPTSDSAELLPHVVDDLSLVRARTPADPGSPSPTERVAKEAVGAFKRSAGGRPDGGTVRSGDAAGSGEGLGPGHGEGRGVPGPGGYVPMPDIDEAIEQAWVGDGTPERGAKLVREAFEHPQGEPTDGTIDVTVVCNDEEMRAEHDTVADVYGTREVVPFDLDCRFGVETDELRDLLAADTDLFHFIGHIDGDGFECPDGVVDATTLAKTGATTALLNGCRSHDQGVALVERGTKAAVVSLADVGNRGASEVGETLARLLNHGFGTGSALELAREYTSIGRDYVVVGDPSVAIAQRSANTAMTYDIRTGSADGLEITPMVYSTRVGVVGRIVRSHLPKDETYFLRFGRLPTMTSDWKRVRHVLGDSAPLIVDGDLQWYRTFFDGR
- a CDS encoding DUF7504 family protein yields the protein MSDGGVRYRSEQAGGEDDGPAESPEDDFSDFLGLLHELKVDGCNILVVGDARRELFTRASTSLLGDASAHRYRVLAVTDASSRSVADRLPAPETTPQPLSTTTKLVSHAAPPRSLSADADADVRSALADIPEAHVADPELTGLRDELVDGMARFERRADGGLRPAELRVGLDSLSALLDRYDREVVRDCVDRVTARARAYDAMAHYVLPEPYGGDRVQSLVDGFDAVIELRSVDPAGRGHDAEERWHVPDRDLTMDWLPL
- a CDS encoding HalOD1 output domain-containing protein is translated as MKNSDPRTDDVVQVEHTDDRPLGVTVSGAIAEAKGVSALDLPRPLAEYVDVDALEALFRDTGSQSAVSVRFSAYGATVVVDGERNVSVSVES
- a CDS encoding basic amino acid ABC transporter substrate-binding protein — translated: MDRRSFVKGSAGVAGGLAFGGLAGAQDQQTVRIGSDIPYKPFEYRTQSGKLTGFDVDLAEAIFTGQMNRNYEFVQTGFDTIIPSLNNGNFRIIMSAMTINDQRDQQVDFSRPYFIAYQTVAILKGSDIKSVEDLEGKTVAVQKGTTGEAAAQKLKKQFNGNLNIDAYDQIPGAFSALLNNQAVAVINDNAVNLQYANERDSIVMLQGEGQAAKEFESAPPYLTLTVERYGIAFRENDDQFRKRVNEALNAVIASGRYEEIYRKYFTGAPPQSILSRARPAPGTTAANGTARNATETTNSSG
- the ilvD gene encoding dihydroxy-acid dehydratase; the protein is MTEKDERLRSTEVTEGVERAPHRAMFRAMGYDDEDLSSPMVGVANPAADVTPCNVHLDDVASAAYDGVDDAGGMPIEFGTITVSDAISMGTEGMRASLISREVIADSVELVAFGERMDGLVTVAGCDKNLPGMMMAAIRTDLPTVFLYGGSILPGEHEGREVTVQNVFEGVGAVAEGSMSEDELDDLERHACPGAGSCGGMFTANTMAAISEALGLAPLGSSGAPAEYEERYEIAEESGGLVLDCIAEDRKPSDLLEKRSFENAIALQVAIGGSTNGVLHLLALAAEAGVDLSIEEFDEISRRTPKIANLQPGGTKTMLDLYEQGGVPVVIRRLVDAGLFDGDAKTVTGRTIAEELAELDLPADDAIDAEFIRPVADPFHEEGAIKILTGNLAPDGAVLKVTGEDNFHHEGPARVFESEEDAMKYVQEGRIESGDVIVIRNEGPRGGPGMREMLGVTAAVVGAGHEDDVALLTDGRFSGATRGPMIGHVAPESFVGGPIGALEDGDRVTVDIADRTLAVDLDDDEIESRLDARESPEPAYDNGVLAKYGATFGSAANGAVTNPGAKRE
- a CDS encoding RAD55 family ATPase, whose product is MDRIPFGVSQLDAIIGGGAPPGSVVVLAGEAGAGAREFCYTSATVNALAHADPDQFELHYGDVDDRAAVPDEIHYVSFTASGDELRREIEYTMSDELVESAVEAVSFEDLSQEYFQLSAIPREWYTSRTQSITDLGQGSDRRGVLEALGSYLTEHAAGNLVLLDSLTDLARAPTEHLDWSDISLLVKGLQKASRDWNGLILVLVNQDALTDEEMGSLMGAADGTIAFEWETGGNERDRVMFVREFRGVLSRIEQEDIVRFETEIHEGGFDVSNVRKIR